In a single window of the Flavobacterium sp. W4I14 genome:
- a CDS encoding hypothetical protein (product_source=Hypo-rule applied; ko=KO:K21572; pfam=PF07980,PF14322; superfamily=48452): MKKILLYTVGALLVVGNYGCKKFLNQVPDDRLTFDQMYEKKATVEQALANVYSTLPDQNQDRAPSVNGNIGPWTAASDEADYTLPNFSENVNTGAWDATSGQVNYHWQNFYRGIQAASSFMANVSKCTDCNLGGIDIVNRYYNEARALRAIYYYHLVRQYGPVVLLGNDPIASDAPLAAISKPRNAMDECIDYIVSELDATSARLPATPQASEDYGHITASVADAYKIKALLTAARPLFNGNTDYAGLKNQDGKQLISQTASAAKWTRLATAAKAFLNNPNYANYALYTVAATPTGLPNTAFNRAFIATRDVFLNGWNSEIIFGRGGDVTLYQYSLAPNHSGASGGDKGGSFLSPSQQLVDAYFTANGLPIESDPTYTANGTSSYQAPDPNDQGVTRAISNMYVNREPRFYANITYSGRKWINTSSNIITSFEFNGNAGKAAIANNDYSKTGYTSRKHLTVAGWTNGRTIFTTIRLAEIYLDYIEALQETNPSDPDILEYLNKIRVRAGIAPYGSGAGALPIPTDMRAAIRRERRVELAFELDRYFYTREWKIAETTDTQIRGLNIVQNAPGFFTPVVTENRVFQKKHYLWPIPSGEIQKVPVIVQNTGW, from the coding sequence ATGAAAAAAATATTATTATATACAGTTGGCGCATTACTGGTAGTAGGCAATTATGGCTGTAAGAAATTTTTAAATCAAGTACCTGACGATAGATTGACCTTTGATCAGATGTATGAAAAAAAGGCCACTGTTGAACAGGCCTTAGCGAATGTTTATTCTACATTACCAGATCAGAATCAGGATCGTGCACCATCAGTAAATGGAAATATTGGTCCGTGGACGGCTGCTTCTGATGAAGCAGATTATACCTTACCCAATTTTAGTGAAAATGTGAATACAGGGGCATGGGATGCAACAAGCGGACAAGTAAACTATCACTGGCAAAACTTTTACCGTGGTATCCAGGCTGCAAGTTCTTTTATGGCCAATGTTAGTAAATGTACAGATTGTAATCTTGGGGGCATTGATATTGTTAATCGTTATTACAACGAAGCCAGGGCCCTAAGAGCCATTTATTATTACCATTTGGTTAGGCAATATGGTCCGGTTGTTTTATTGGGAAATGATCCAATCGCATCTGATGCCCCATTAGCAGCAATAAGTAAACCGCGTAACGCTATGGACGAATGTATTGATTACATTGTAAGTGAGCTAGATGCTACAAGTGCACGCCTTCCCGCTACCCCACAAGCGAGTGAAGATTATGGACACATTACTGCATCTGTTGCTGACGCATATAAAATCAAAGCGCTGTTAACAGCAGCCCGGCCATTGTTTAATGGCAATACTGATTATGCGGGGCTTAAAAATCAGGATGGTAAACAATTGATCAGTCAAACGGCTAGTGCTGCAAAATGGACCAGATTAGCTACTGCTGCCAAAGCATTTTTAAATAATCCGAATTATGCTAATTATGCGTTGTATACTGTTGCCGCAACGCCAACTGGTTTACCAAATACCGCATTTAACAGGGCCTTTATTGCAACGAGAGATGTATTTTTAAACGGTTGGAACTCCGAGATTATTTTTGGTAGAGGAGGCGATGTAACACTTTATCAATATTCATTAGCACCTAACCATAGCGGTGCATCAGGAGGAGATAAAGGCGGTTCATTTTTGTCCCCTTCGCAGCAATTGGTAGATGCCTATTTTACGGCTAATGGTTTGCCGATCGAAAGCGACCCAACCTACACTGCCAATGGAACCTCTAGTTATCAGGCACCAGATCCAAACGATCAGGGTGTTACCAGGGCGATTAGTAACATGTATGTTAACCGCGAGCCACGTTTCTATGCCAATATTACTTATAGTGGCCGTAAATGGATTAATACCTCATCAAATATCATTACCAGTTTTGAGTTTAATGGTAACGCTGGTAAAGCAGCTATTGCTAATAACGATTATAGCAAAACAGGTTACACCTCTAGAAAGCACTTGACAGTTGCTGGCTGGACAAATGGTAGAACTATTTTTACTACAATCAGGTTGGCGGAGATTTATTTAGATTATATTGAGGCTTTGCAAGAGACCAATCCATCAGATCCTGATATTTTAGAATACTTAAACAAAATTCGCGTTAGGGCAGGCATTGCACCTTATGGAAGTGGCGCAGGCGCATTGCCAATACCAACAGATATGAGAGCAGCAATCCGTAGAGAGCGACGTGTTGAGTTAGCTTTCGAATTAGACCGTTATTTTTATACAAGGGAGTGGAAAATTGCAGAAACTACCGATACACAGATCAGGGGTTTAAATATTGTACAAAATGCACCTGGATTTTTTACACCAGTTGTAACTGAGAACAGGGTTTTCCAAAAGAAACACTATTTATGGCCAATACCTAGTGGCGAAATTCAAAAAGTTCCTGTAATTGTACAAAATACAGGCTGGTAA
- a CDS encoding hypothetical protein (product_source=Hypo-rule applied; cleavage_site_network=SignalP-noTM; superfamily=55486) has protein sequence MKNILSLSAIVLFAVLACNSKKAPVETVKPAPPLVESVDPPDAPPKTWKEHWFEHVQLLNRVYYDTSVVVYYDGDVKPTIAWPKTYMAEAWNYTKKTYGKFGDDSRLFVIYHAGKYSGGHPGTYLDAGHDYRNVTDCGAGSLDAWTTGIDNDIDLSTHEIGHIVEGASKGVKESPAFDIWHDSKWMEIYQYDVYLGLNRTADAQRWYNKMMTVTDSYPKAGTQWFKNWFLPIYDNYGKAKVLNGFFTLLSQQFPKQQLIVQGKSYQQYTRKMNFGEFIHFWSGAAKADLAPLALNAFGPKDEKGADWAPMLAKAKTDFPALTY, from the coding sequence ATGAAAAATATTTTATCGTTATCGGCAATTGTACTATTTGCTGTGTTAGCTTGCAACAGTAAAAAAGCACCAGTAGAAACCGTAAAGCCAGCGCCGCCCTTGGTAGAAAGTGTAGATCCGCCTGATGCACCACCAAAAACATGGAAGGAGCATTGGTTTGAGCATGTTCAATTGCTTAACCGGGTTTATTATGATACCAGCGTAGTGGTTTATTACGATGGCGATGTTAAACCAACTATTGCCTGGCCAAAAACATACATGGCCGAAGCCTGGAACTATACCAAAAAAACTTATGGCAAATTCGGAGATGATAGCCGCTTATTTGTAATTTATCATGCAGGTAAATATAGCGGAGGCCATCCGGGTACTTATCTGGATGCAGGGCATGATTATAGAAATGTAACTGATTGTGGTGCCGGCAGTCTCGATGCCTGGACAACCGGCATTGATAATGATATAGATTTGTCTACCCACGAAATCGGCCACATTGTAGAAGGTGCATCAAAAGGTGTAAAAGAATCGCCGGCTTTCGATATCTGGCATGATAGTAAGTGGATGGAGATTTATCAATACGATGTGTATTTAGGCTTAAATAGAACCGCCGATGCACAACGTTGGTACAATAAAATGATGACTGTTACAGATAGTTATCCTAAGGCAGGAACACAATGGTTCAAAAATTGGTTTCTTCCAATTTATGACAATTACGGTAAAGCAAAGGTTTTAAACGGTTTCTTTACCTTATTGTCTCAACAATTTCCTAAGCAACAACTCATTGTACAAGGTAAAAGCTATCAACAATATACCAGAAAGATGAATTTTGGTGAATTTATCCACTTTTGGAGTGGTGCAGCGAAAGCAGATTTGGCACCTCTTGCATTAAACGCTTTTGGGCCAAAGGACGAAAAAGGAGCAGACTGGGCCCCAATGCTGGCCAAGGCTAAAACCGATTTTCCAGCCCTCACTTATTAA
- a CDS encoding hypothetical protein (product_source=Hypo-rule applied; cleavage_site_network=SignalP-noTM): protein MILPTAESFLLFKTHTKKNMIKKLLIFASISFISANAFAQSREREYKVTINDKDSATNAIIDAKLKAAFFQVYPKFAQADGYRTKRNVVLDLVTRRDTNNTSQSGRN from the coding sequence ATGATTTTGCCAACTGCAGAATCATTTCTGCTTTTCAAAACTCACACAAAAAAAAACATGATTAAGAAGTTATTAATTTTCGCATCGATATCTTTTATAAGTGCCAATGCTTTTGCTCAAAGCAGAGAAAGAGAATACAAAGTTACCATTAACGATAAAGACAGCGCAACAAACGCCATTATAGATGCTAAACTTAAGGCGGCTTTTTTTCAGGTTTACCCAAAATTTGCTCAGGCTGATGGATATCGCACTAAAAGAAATGTAGTATTAGATCTGGTAACAAGAAGAGACACCAATAATACAAGCCAAAGCGGGAGAAATTAA
- a CDS encoding hypothetical protein (product_source=Hypo-rule applied; pfam=PF04450; superfamily=55486), whose protein sequence is MVDTAYKAVAEASGNRILFSAGYMKAHPTDIDVVTHETMHIVQGYGYSAGPVWLTEGIADYVRYKYGVDNVGSKWSLPEYNAKQSYKNSYRITARFFAWLEQNVKPGLIATLDQQLRAHQYNEQSWVALTGKTVDQLWEDYSKAPQKVSLTYSSKK, encoded by the coding sequence GTGGTAGATACAGCATACAAAGCGGTTGCAGAAGCAAGCGGAAATAGAATTTTGTTTAGCGCTGGTTACATGAAAGCTCATCCAACTGATATTGATGTGGTAACACATGAAACCATGCATATTGTGCAGGGCTATGGCTATAGTGCTGGCCCCGTTTGGCTAACAGAAGGCATTGCCGATTATGTACGCTATAAGTATGGTGTTGATAATGTGGGTTCGAAATGGAGTTTGCCTGAGTATAATGCAAAACAGAGCTATAAAAATAGTTATCGCATTACCGCAAGATTTTTTGCCTGGTTAGAGCAAAATGTTAAACCTGGCTTAATTGCCACTTTAGATCAACAGTTAAGGGCACATCAATACAATGAACAGTCTTGGGTGGCCCTAACCGGAAAAACTGTCGACCAGCTTTGGGAAGATTACAGTAAAGCGCCCCAAAAAGTAAGCCTTACTTATAGCAGCAAAAAATAA
- a CDS encoding hypothetical protein (product_source=Hypo-rule applied; cleavage_site_network=SignalP-noTM; pfam=PF04450; superfamily=116915), translating to MKKIFTFSIFLMFVSAFSAHLKAQEIIKKSGYTLLFESNFKELDPQLKKRLIKTFFEVYPKLAKEYNPATIKEVKFFVDTAYKGVAATADGKVTFSSIWMEKHPEDIDVVTHEVMHIVQDYGRSVGPGWLTEGIADYARYKFGVDNEGAKWSLPALKPEHSYKNSYRITAGFFAWMEKSVKTGIIKTVDASLRDHTYTKDIWTKLTGKDLDALWADYVKNSEV from the coding sequence ATGAAAAAAATATTTACTTTTTCAATTTTCCTAATGTTTGTTTCGGCCTTTTCAGCCCATTTAAAAGCACAGGAAATCATAAAGAAAAGTGGTTATACCTTATTGTTTGAGAGCAATTTTAAGGAATTAGACCCTCAATTAAAGAAACGGTTAATCAAAACTTTTTTCGAAGTTTACCCAAAACTGGCCAAAGAATATAATCCAGCTACCATAAAAGAAGTTAAATTTTTTGTAGATACGGCTTATAAAGGTGTGGCGGCAACTGCTGATGGTAAAGTAACCTTCAGTTCGATCTGGATGGAAAAACATCCTGAAGATATTGATGTGGTAACCCACGAGGTAATGCACATTGTGCAGGATTATGGCCGGAGCGTTGGCCCGGGCTGGTTAACAGAAGGTATAGCCGATTATGCACGCTATAAATTTGGCGTAGATAATGAAGGTGCCAAATGGTCGCTCCCTGCTTTAAAACCAGAACATAGTTATAAAAATAGTTACCGCATTACCGCAGGTTTTTTTGCCTGGATGGAGAAGAGTGTAAAAACAGGTATTATTAAAACTGTTGATGCATCTTTAAGAGACCACACCTATACCAAAGATATCTGGACAAAATTAACGGGTAAAGATTTAGATGCACTTTGGGCAGATTACGTTAAAAATTCGGAAGTTTAA
- a CDS encoding putative alpha-1,2-mannosidase (product_source=TIGR01180; cleavage_site_network=SignalP-noTM; cog=COG3537; pfam=PF07971,PF17678; superfamily=48208; tigrfam=TIGR01180) yields the protein MKRLFIALLSVAASTSFAQTIGKITDPVDWINPLMGTASKPSLSNGNTYPAIGLPWGMNMWTPQTGKSGDGWAYVYDADKIRGFKQTHQPSPWMNDYGAFSIMPVTGKLKFTDDDRASWFSHKAEISKPYYYSVYLADADVTTEITPTERAAQFRFTFPKTDSAYVVVDAQNKGSYIKIIPAERKIIGYTTKYARGPLPKNFKNYFVIYFNKDFKLAKTWDDKKLNDKDLELTVDHAGAVIGFATQKGEQVIAKVASSFISFEQADLNLKRELASDGFDATKAKGRATWNKTLSKIAVEGGTIDQTRTFYSAMYRTLFFPNKLYEIDAQNQIVHWSPYNGQVLPGYMFAGTGFWDTFRALYPFLNLVYPSINKEMQQGLINDYKEGGWLPEWSSPGYANIMVGNNSASVVSDAYIKGMRGYDIETLWQALKHGANNEGPMEAVGRDGVKYYNELGYVPFDVKKNENAAKTLEYAYDDFTIYQLGRALGKPASEIDIYKKRAMNYKNLFDPASGLMRGKNQDGTFQSPFSPFKWGGAFTEGNSWHYTWSVFQDVDGLAKLMGGHNKFVTKLDSVFSMPPVFDESAYGGVIHEIREMQIANMGQYAHGNQPIQHMIYLYNYGGAPYKTQYWVRETMNRMYKPTPDGYCGDEDNGQTSAWYVFSAMGFYPVTPAVDQYVLGAPLFKKVTVTLENGKTVVINAAANSDNNRYVQSLQMNGKPYSKNWISHSGLQNGAVLNFNMTATPNKTRGSNPADFPYSLSTEK from the coding sequence ATGAAAAGATTATTTATCGCTTTATTGAGTGTTGCGGCGTCAACCAGCTTCGCGCAAACAATAGGCAAAATTACAGATCCGGTAGATTGGATAAATCCTTTAATGGGAACGGCATCCAAGCCATCATTATCTAACGGAAATACCTATCCGGCAATTGGTTTGCCCTGGGGAATGAACATGTGGACACCACAAACTGGTAAAAGCGGCGATGGATGGGCTTATGTTTACGATGCCGACAAAATCCGCGGCTTTAAACAAACACATCAGCCTTCGCCCTGGATGAACGATTACGGCGCTTTTTCTATTATGCCTGTTACTGGTAAATTAAAATTCACAGATGATGACCGCGCCAGTTGGTTCAGCCACAAAGCAGAGATTTCTAAGCCATATTATTATAGCGTTTATTTAGCAGATGCTGATGTAACCACCGAAATTACCCCAACAGAACGTGCTGCCCAGTTCAGGTTTACCTTCCCGAAAACGGATAGTGCTTATGTGGTAGTAGATGCACAGAATAAAGGTTCTTACATTAAAATTATACCGGCAGAAAGAAAAATTATCGGTTATACCACTAAATATGCCCGTGGTCCACTACCTAAAAATTTCAAAAATTACTTTGTAATCTATTTCAACAAAGATTTCAAACTGGCTAAAACCTGGGATGATAAAAAACTTAACGATAAAGATTTAGAATTAACTGTAGATCATGCGGGTGCCGTTATTGGTTTCGCTACACAAAAAGGTGAGCAGGTAATTGCAAAAGTGGCCTCTTCATTTATCAGTTTTGAGCAGGCCGATTTAAACCTAAAAAGAGAATTGGCCAGCGATGGTTTCGATGCTACGAAAGCAAAAGGTAGGGCAACCTGGAACAAAACGTTAAGTAAAATTGCGGTTGAAGGGGGTACGATTGATCAAACGCGTACTTTCTATTCAGCAATGTACCGTACCTTGTTCTTCCCCAATAAATTATATGAGATTGATGCACAGAACCAGATTGTACACTGGAGTCCTTACAACGGACAGGTTTTGCCAGGATACATGTTCGCTGGAACGGGTTTCTGGGACACTTTTAGGGCATTATATCCTTTCTTAAACCTGGTTTATCCTTCAATCAACAAGGAAATGCAACAAGGCTTAATCAACGATTACAAAGAAGGCGGTTGGTTGCCAGAGTGGAGCAGTCCGGGTTATGCAAACATTATGGTGGGTAACAACTCCGCTTCGGTAGTTTCTGATGCTTATATTAAAGGTATGCGTGGTTACGACATTGAAACGTTATGGCAGGCTTTAAAACATGGCGCAAACAACGAAGGCCCTATGGAAGCCGTTGGTCGCGACGGTGTTAAATATTACAATGAATTGGGTTATGTGCCTTTCGATGTGAAAAAGAATGAAAATGCCGCTAAAACATTAGAGTATGCTTACGATGACTTTACCATTTATCAATTGGGAAGAGCTTTAGGTAAACCAGCTTCGGAGATCGATATTTATAAGAAAAGAGCAATGAACTACAAGAATCTTTTCGATCCGGCTTCGGGTTTAATGCGCGGCAAAAATCAGGATGGAACTTTCCAAAGCCCATTCAGTCCATTTAAATGGGGCGGTGCATTTACCGAAGGTAACAGCTGGCATTATACCTGGTCTGTTTTTCAGGATGTTGATGGCTTAGCCAAATTAATGGGTGGCCATAATAAGTTTGTAACCAAATTGGATTCTGTATTCTCTATGCCTCCGGTATTTGATGAGAGTGCCTACGGAGGTGTAATTCACGAAATCCGCGAAATGCAGATTGCAAACATGGGCCAGTACGCACATGGTAACCAACCAATCCAGCACATGATTTACCTGTATAACTACGGTGGTGCGCCCTATAAAACACAATATTGGGTAAGAGAAACCATGAACAGAATGTACAAACCTACTCCTGATGGATATTGTGGCGACGAAGATAACGGGCAAACTTCTGCCTGGTACGTTTTCTCGGCAATGGGCTTCTATCCGGTAACACCTGCAGTTGATCAGTATGTTTTGGGTGCCCCTTTGTTTAAAAAAGTAACTGTTACTTTAGAAAATGGTAAAACTGTGGTGATTAATGCAGCTGCCAATAGCGATAACAACCGTTATGTTCAGTCATTACAGATGAATGGTAAACCATATTCTAAAAACTGGATCAGCCATAGTGGTTTGCAAAATGGTGCGGTTTTAAATTTTAATATGACAGCAACGCCGAATAAAACCAGAGGTTCAAATCCAGCTGATTTCCCTTATTCATTATCAACAGAAAAATAG
- a CDS encoding hypothetical protein (product_source=Hypo-rule applied; pfam=PF06439) — protein MNISKTGFTAIFWLCGTLLAFGQRIDLKDLSAFKNPSNSWSLAQNVVADLNAENVLKTTKGEGILINQSTAKKAGSDLYTVNEYGDVTVELDYLTAKGTNSGIYLQGNYEIQIDDAWGLKNPSSSSNGGIYQRWDDSKPEAEKGFGGVAPRQNASKAPGLWQHIKIIFQAPKFDASGKKTQNAKIISAELNGVLIHENVELFGATRGAAGAEKAKGPLRLQGDHGSVAFRNIQINELSEIPKPNQNGGADPIYIEAASNNMIRSFVDVAPRVRSVHAISVGGPEKVAYSYDLDNGTLLQGWHGDFIDATPMWDGRGNGTSRALGSVTRFTKKPILAIAKLANDQDKWIADTAGTGFRTKGYVMDKQDRPEFKYIINGANVTDAVKVMENGQGLTREIAVDKPSKDLYFLLATASDIEEVAKGLYLIDDKSYYIQLAEGSAKPVIREVDGKKEVIVAIGTKLNYTILF, from the coding sequence ATGAACATTTCAAAGACGGGTTTTACAGCCATTTTCTGGCTTTGCGGAACCCTGTTGGCATTTGGCCAGCGTATTGATCTCAAAGATCTTTCAGCCTTTAAAAACCCTTCAAATTCATGGTCGCTCGCCCAAAATGTGGTGGCCGACCTAAACGCCGAAAACGTTTTAAAAACAACCAAAGGTGAAGGGATATTGATTAATCAATCTACAGCAAAAAAAGCGGGTTCCGATTTATATACCGTAAACGAATACGGCGACGTAACAGTAGAATTAGATTATTTAACTGCAAAAGGGACAAATTCTGGTATTTATCTTCAAGGTAATTATGAAATCCAGATTGATGATGCATGGGGGCTTAAAAACCCAAGTTCATCAAGCAATGGTGGTATTTACCAACGTTGGGATGATAGCAAACCTGAAGCCGAAAAAGGGTTTGGAGGTGTTGCTCCGCGTCAAAATGCAAGTAAAGCACCAGGTTTATGGCAGCACATTAAAATTATCTTCCAGGCACCAAAATTTGATGCATCAGGAAAGAAAACGCAAAATGCTAAAATTATCAGTGCCGAGCTAAACGGTGTGCTGATTCACGAAAATGTTGAGCTATTTGGTGCAACCAGAGGAGCTGCAGGAGCTGAAAAAGCAAAAGGACCTTTACGTTTACAGGGCGATCACGGTTCGGTAGCGTTCAGAAATATCCAGATTAATGAACTATCAGAAATTCCAAAGCCAAATCAAAACGGTGGAGCAGATCCAATTTACATTGAAGCGGCAAGTAACAACATGATCAGAAGTTTTGTTGATGTTGCACCAAGAGTACGTTCGGTACATGCTATTTCGGTTGGCGGACCAGAAAAAGTTGCTTACAGCTACGATTTAGATAATGGTACATTATTACAGGGATGGCATGGCGATTTTATCGATGCTACACCAATGTGGGATGGCCGTGGAAACGGTACCTCGCGTGCTTTGGGCAGTGTTACCCGTTTTACTAAAAAGCCAATTTTAGCCATTGCAAAATTAGCGAACGATCAGGATAAATGGATTGCCGATACTGCTGGTACTGGTTTCAGAACCAAAGGTTATGTAATGGATAAACAAGACCGTCCGGAGTTTAAGTACATCATTAATGGCGCAAATGTTACCGATGCCGTTAAGGTGATGGAAAATGGACAAGGTTTAACGAGAGAGATTGCTGTTGATAAACCATCAAAAGATCTATATTTTCTGTTGGCAACCGCTTCTGATATTGAAGAAGTAGCCAAAGGTTTATACCTGATTGATGATAAGTCTTACTATATCCAACTTGCTGAAGGTTCTGCTAAACCAGTAATCAGAGAAGTTGATGGCAAGAAAGAAGTTATCGTAGCTATTGGAACTAAGTTAAATTATACCATTTTGTTTTAA
- a CDS encoding cytochrome c551/c552 (product_source=COG4654; cath_funfam=1.10.760.10; cleavage_site_network=SignalP-noTM; cog=COG4654; superfamily=101898,46626), whose product MKNTFKRLAILALSFSFTTVFAQETPKEEDFFKINKVRVPEGPILEVGGLITLPNGDLGISTRRGEVYIVENPTSAKPYWRRFAYGLHEILGVAYKNGALYVAQRGELTKLVDKDQDGKADVYETIYAWPLSGHYHEYSFGPKLMPDGTFMVTGNVAFGDEEWWRAESRVPMRGWAMKITEDGKMSPYAAGFRSPAGIGTIDGQFYYTENQGDWVGSGGLWKVNKGDFMGHPASLRWTNLPNSPVKLQSDFFYSQIDERRTKNEQGRYIKPENRVNETFKTLFEMKKVFPELRLPSVWLPYGILGISSAEPVKIPANTFGPFAGQILVGDQGMSIISRIFMETVKGEEQGAAFLFRKGFRSGVLRLEWGTDGSLFVGETNRGWGSAGDANEGLERLVYNNKTPFEMKAVRAMPDGFEVEFTMPVDRKSAEDLASYDAESFIYKYHPVYGSPPVNTEKLKISGVKVSADGLKARIIVQNLRQYYIHTLTLDGLRSQDGFYSLVHPVAYYTLNQIPDGNKLSASEVSTKNSAAPVNAPAKKTAAPKATTGKAPEAKGAATPTKPTATTKAPTFKEVEGLLTKNTCLACHNQTKRQIGPPFVEIAKRKYSAEKIFQLIHNPQPQNWPGYSTEMPPMPQVTKAEALKIAGWINSLNK is encoded by the coding sequence ATGAAAAATACATTTAAAAGATTAGCAATACTGGCATTAAGTTTTAGCTTTACTACAGTTTTTGCACAAGAAACACCGAAAGAAGAAGATTTTTTCAAGATAAATAAAGTACGCGTACCCGAAGGCCCTATTTTAGAAGTTGGTGGTCTGATTACCTTGCCAAATGGCGATTTAGGTATTTCTACCCGTAGAGGAGAGGTGTACATTGTAGAAAACCCTACAAGTGCCAAGCCTTACTGGCGCAGGTTTGCTTATGGCTTGCACGAAATTTTGGGCGTCGCCTATAAAAATGGTGCATTATATGTGGCACAGCGCGGTGAATTAACCAAACTGGTTGATAAGGACCAGGATGGCAAAGCCGATGTGTACGAAACCATTTACGCGTGGCCTTTAAGTGGGCACTACCATGAATATAGTTTTGGGCCGAAGTTAATGCCCGATGGCACTTTTATGGTTACCGGAAATGTGGCCTTTGGCGATGAAGAATGGTGGAGAGCAGAAAGCCGTGTGCCTATGCGCGGTTGGGCCATGAAGATTACCGAAGATGGTAAAATGAGTCCTTATGCTGCTGGTTTCCGTTCGCCAGCAGGGATTGGTACTATTGATGGCCAGTTTTATTATACCGAAAATCAGGGCGACTGGGTAGGTTCAGGTGGTTTATGGAAAGTAAATAAAGGTGATTTTATGGGGCATCCAGCCAGTTTAAGATGGACCAACTTACCTAACTCTCCGGTTAAACTGCAGTCAGATTTCTTTTACTCGCAAATAGACGAGCGTAGAACCAAAAACGAACAAGGAAGATACATTAAACCAGAAAATAGGGTAAACGAAACATTCAAAACCTTATTCGAAATGAAGAAAGTATTCCCTGAATTACGTTTGCCATCAGTTTGGTTGCCTTATGGTATTTTGGGGATCTCTTCTGCAGAACCTGTTAAAATTCCTGCAAACACATTCGGCCCGTTTGCTGGTCAGATTTTGGTTGGCGATCAGGGAATGAGTATCATTTCGAGAATTTTTATGGAAACGGTGAAAGGTGAGGAACAGGGCGCTGCCTTCCTTTTCCGTAAAGGTTTCCGTTCAGGCGTATTGAGGTTGGAGTGGGGTACTGATGGGTCGCTATTTGTTGGTGAAACCAACCGCGGTTGGGGATCGGCAGGTGATGCCAACGAGGGTTTAGAAAGACTGGTATACAATAATAAAACCCCTTTCGAAATGAAAGCCGTTAGGGCAATGCCTGATGGTTTTGAAGTAGAGTTTACCATGCCTGTAGATCGTAAATCGGCTGAAGATTTAGCTTCATATGATGCAGAAAGCTTTATTTACAAATATCACCCTGTGTATGGTTCACCTCCTGTAAACACCGAGAAATTAAAAATCTCTGGGGTTAAAGTTTCGGCAGATGGTTTAAAAGCCAGAATTATTGTACAAAACCTTCGTCAGTATTATATCCATACCTTAACATTAGATGGTTTAAGATCTCAAGATGGTTTTTATTCTTTAGTTCATCCGGTAGCTTATTATACCTTGAACCAGATTCCTGATGGAAATAAACTTTCTGCCAGTGAAGTAAGTACCAAAAACTCGGCGGCACCTGTAAATGCTCCTGCTAAGAAAACAGCTGCTCCAAAGGCAACAACTGGAAAAGCACCTGAAGCAAAAGGAGCGGCTACTCCGACTAAACCTACCGCTACGACTAAAGCACCTACCTTTAAAGAAGTTGAGGGGTTATTAACAAAAAATACTTGTCTGGCCTGCCACAATCAAACCAAAAGACAAATTGGGCCGCCATTCGTAGAAATTGCAAAACGTAAGTATTCAGCAGAGAAAATATTTCAGTTGATCCACAATCCACAACCACAAAATTGGCCGG